In Thermomonas paludicola, the following are encoded in one genomic region:
- a CDS encoding pseudouridine synthase yields the protein MSNEHPTRRPLTLKQKAAPANEAPRIEERLHKVLAQAGLGSRRALEQRIAEGQIKVNGEPAITGMSISGGDKIELDGKTFVASALTDPSRVLMYNKPEGEVTTREDPEGRPTIFEALPKLKGARWITIGRLDINTTGLLLLTTDGELANGMMHPSFEVEREYVCRVRAPEGEDTVSDKIVDRLARGVALDDGPAKFDEIERIGGTDSHDWFRVLLKEGRNREVRRLWESQGCQVSRLKRIRYGLAKLPQPLLRGHSQEMTQAEVDALRKAVGLEDGTPSALTLMPVLGQRKASKTVVAGNARSQGYVGGHNTADEGRELRRFDNVREDRGRRGAPRKPHGGLTVSGETAAKQANNRFKVKGPRPLGQHMKPGEQRGDNPAAMRTWFVPDGVDTGPSGHRNPDGARGPRKPYGSKPGAGRPGARGPGGSGPGGRPGGSRPYGERGPGGGAGERGPRREGGFGAGDARPQRTPKPYGHPGNAPHFPSDHAHGGGFNPYGASADNRSPRGPRPAGGNRPGNGPKPGGNRPGNGPRGPRPAGGNRGPRGPGGR from the coding sequence ATGAGCAATGAACACCCCACCCGCCGCCCGCTGACCCTGAAGCAGAAGGCTGCGCCGGCAAACGAAGCACCGCGCATCGAAGAGCGCCTGCACAAGGTGCTGGCGCAGGCCGGACTGGGCTCTCGCCGCGCGCTGGAACAGCGCATCGCGGAAGGCCAGATCAAGGTCAACGGCGAGCCTGCCATTACCGGCATGAGCATCAGCGGCGGCGACAAGATCGAACTGGACGGCAAGACCTTCGTCGCCAGCGCACTGACCGACCCGTCGCGTGTCCTGATGTACAACAAGCCGGAAGGCGAAGTGACCACCCGCGAAGATCCCGAGGGCCGGCCCACCATCTTCGAGGCGCTGCCCAAGTTGAAGGGCGCGCGCTGGATCACCATCGGCCGCCTCGACATCAACACCACCGGCCTGCTGCTGCTCACCACCGACGGCGAACTGGCCAACGGCATGATGCATCCCAGCTTCGAAGTCGAACGCGAATACGTCTGCCGCGTGCGCGCTCCCGAAGGCGAGGACACCGTGTCCGACAAGATCGTTGACCGCCTTGCCCGCGGCGTGGCGCTGGACGATGGCCCGGCCAAGTTCGACGAAATCGAACGTATCGGCGGCACCGACTCGCACGACTGGTTCCGCGTGCTGCTGAAGGAAGGTCGCAATCGCGAAGTGCGTCGGCTGTGGGAGTCGCAGGGCTGCCAGGTCTCGCGCCTGAAGCGCATTCGCTATGGCCTGGCGAAGCTGCCGCAGCCGCTGCTGCGCGGGCACTCCCAGGAGATGACCCAAGCCGAGGTCGATGCCTTGCGCAAAGCCGTGGGCCTGGAAGACGGCACGCCGTCTGCGCTCACCTTGATGCCGGTCCTCGGCCAGCGCAAGGCCAGCAAGACGGTGGTGGCCGGCAACGCGCGCAGCCAGGGCTATGTGGGCGGCCACAACACCGCCGATGAAGGCCGCGAGCTGCGCCGCTTCGACAACGTGCGCGAAGACCGCGGCCGCCGTGGCGCGCCCCGCAAGCCGCACGGCGGGCTGACCGTCAGCGGCGAGACAGCGGCCAAGCAGGCCAACAATCGATTCAAGGTAAAAGGGCCGCGACCACTGGGCCAGCACATGAAGCCGGGCGAGCAGCGCGGTGACAATCCTGCGGCCATGCGCACCTGGTTCGTGCCCGATGGCGTGGACACGGGTCCCAGCGGCCACCGCAATCCCGATGGCGCGCGCGGCCCGCGCAAGCCTTACGGCAGCAAACCCGGCGCCGGTCGTCCTGGTGCGCGTGGCCCCGGTGGCTCAGGCCCCGGCGGACGTCCGGGCGGTTCGCGCCCTTACGGCGAACGTGGCCCCGGCGGCGGCGCGGGCGAGCGTGGACCGCGCCGCGAAGGCGGCTTCGGTGCAGGCGATGCGCGCCCACAGCGCACGCCCAAGCCGTATGGGCATCCGGGCAATGCGCCGCATTTCCCCTCCGACCATGCACATGGCGGCGGCTTCAATCCGTATGGGGCAAGCGCCGACAACCGCAGCCCGCGTGGCCCACGCCCCGCTGGCGGCAATCGGCCCGGCAACGGCCCCAAGCCTGGCGGCAATCGACCCGGCAACGGCCCACGCGGCCCGCGCCCGGCCGGCGGCAATCGCGGCCCGCGCGGCCCCGGCGGTCGCTGA
- a CDS encoding GGDEF domain-containing protein, with amino-acid sequence MKSRLQVLAGLLLCALSPLAMAQERMDDVLRDFQAHGYPSVSAAIQRLSSVEDVPGANASMARRGTYHRSLLQLARAGRQPAIQQSSRAVLQRMADDEQCVRCRFDLAIAAVLEQGGRGRTRRAALARLKEAKALRQQLDSPEAEQALLEAEAALAQWNGEYNRAIELFVRASEQARQRGDVAGQLLNLAGMIGLNADLGDTRRAIDVGNEAYRRAEEIGYTALLAQICLDLGHAYSLVGDRAHQRAILEKGLALTGNDPDQLPNKTTILNNLSDFWLSQPGGYPKTLDYAQRALQLARESGQQGAEIAPMANIGIARAGMGQVDQGVAILRESIDLSKKSGIDVYTLGITEELVRILKQAGRHQEALEALQSIMQLQEKHIREERETAVLELQEKYATQRKADEIEKLAAQNRLKQSQLEAEGLKQRLWLALAGVFGLGLLMLWQSIQRARKANRKLVDVNATLALQSSTDALTGAFNRRYAQALLDKLQAQMQRAENPQGFGLILLDLDLFKRINDARGHAAGDAVLVETVKRLQSRLRQNDVVSRWGGEEFVLVLPSTPASSLPIVARNVLEAIGNEPFLFEGQSIPVSVSLGVIGYPLLPGQAWASALGLADSALYLAKASGRNQAICIGRMDVEPSCSEADLTQLQAAGKAEWQVVTGPELAPGTMAPDRAPPSGQA; translated from the coding sequence ATGAAATCCCGATTGCAGGTTCTTGCCGGTTTGCTGCTGTGCGCGCTGTCGCCGCTGGCGATGGCGCAGGAGCGCATGGATGACGTGCTGCGCGATTTCCAGGCGCACGGCTATCCGTCGGTTTCTGCCGCCATCCAGCGGCTCTCCAGCGTCGAGGATGTGCCGGGTGCGAACGCTTCGATGGCCCGTCGCGGAACCTATCACCGGTCCCTGTTGCAACTGGCCAGGGCGGGGCGGCAACCCGCGATCCAGCAGTCCAGTAGGGCGGTCTTGCAGCGCATGGCCGACGACGAACAATGTGTCCGCTGTCGATTTGATCTGGCGATCGCGGCGGTGCTTGAGCAGGGCGGGCGCGGGCGCACCAGGCGTGCCGCCCTGGCCCGTCTGAAGGAAGCCAAGGCGCTGCGGCAGCAGTTGGATTCCCCGGAGGCCGAGCAAGCGCTCCTGGAGGCGGAGGCAGCGCTGGCGCAATGGAATGGCGAGTACAACCGCGCGATCGAGCTGTTCGTGCGCGCCAGCGAGCAGGCAAGGCAACGCGGCGATGTGGCCGGGCAGCTGCTCAACCTGGCCGGCATGATCGGCTTGAATGCGGATCTGGGCGATACCAGGCGGGCGATCGACGTCGGCAACGAAGCGTATCGACGCGCCGAGGAAATCGGTTACACGGCGTTGCTTGCCCAGATCTGCCTCGACCTCGGGCATGCCTATTCGCTGGTGGGGGACCGCGCGCACCAGCGCGCGATTCTGGAAAAGGGGCTGGCGCTGACCGGCAACGATCCCGACCAGCTGCCCAACAAGACCACCATCCTGAACAATCTTTCGGATTTCTGGCTGTCGCAGCCAGGCGGTTACCCGAAGACGCTGGACTACGCGCAGCGGGCGCTGCAGCTGGCGCGGGAATCGGGGCAGCAGGGCGCCGAGATTGCACCGATGGCCAATATCGGGATTGCCCGGGCCGGCATGGGGCAGGTGGACCAGGGGGTCGCGATTCTGCGCGAATCCATCGACCTGTCGAAGAAGAGTGGAATCGATGTCTATACCTTGGGAATCACCGAGGAATTGGTCAGGATCCTGAAACAGGCCGGACGCCACCAGGAAGCGCTGGAGGCCCTGCAATCCATCATGCAATTGCAGGAAAAACATATCCGGGAAGAGCGCGAAACGGCAGTCCTGGAGCTGCAGGAAAAATATGCCACCCAGCGCAAGGCAGACGAAATCGAGAAGCTGGCCGCGCAGAACCGACTCAAGCAGAGTCAACTGGAAGCGGAGGGTTTGAAGCAACGGCTGTGGCTGGCGCTTGCCGGCGTCTTCGGGTTGGGGCTGCTGATGTTGTGGCAGTCGATCCAGCGCGCCCGGAAAGCCAATCGGAAACTTGTCGACGTGAATGCAACACTGGCCCTGCAGTCATCGACGGACGCCCTGACCGGGGCGTTCAACCGTCGCTACGCGCAGGCCCTGCTGGACAAGCTGCAGGCGCAGATGCAACGGGCCGAGAATCCACAGGGGTTCGGCCTGATCTTGCTGGATCTGGATTTATTCAAGCGCATCAACGACGCGCGTGGCCATGCGGCCGGCGATGCGGTGCTGGTGGAGACGGTCAAGCGATTGCAGAGTCGGCTGCGCCAAAATGACGTGGTGTCGCGCTGGGGCGGCGAAGAGTTCGTGCTGGTGTTGCCCAGCACGCCGGCCAGTTCCCTGCCGATCGTGGCTAGAAATGTGCTGGAGGCGATCGGCAATGAGCCGTTCTTGTTTGAGGGGCAGTCGATTCCGGTCAGCGTCTCGCTGGGCGTGATCGGCTATCCGTTGCTGCCCGGACAGGCGTGGGCATCGGCGCTGGGACTGGCGGACTCCGCGCTCTATCTGGCCAAGGCCAGCGGGCGCAACCAGGCGATTTGCATCGGCAGGATGGATGTCGAACCGTCCTGCAGCGAGGCGGACCTGACACAGCTGCAGGCTGCGGGGAAAGCCGAATGGCAGGTGGTCACTGGCCCGGAATTGGCGCCGGGGACCATGGCCCCGGACAGGGCGCCGCCGTCTGGGCAAGCGTGA
- a CDS encoding pirin family protein → MKTILGVTSAPGRHWVGNGFPVHGMFGYNGPGVAERSPFLLLDYAAPTRFEPTTERRGVGQHPHRGFETVTIVYEGEVAHRDSTGNGGVIGKGDVQWMTAAGGILHEEFHSPAYAQRGGPFEMVQLWVNLPARDKLGPAGYQAIGDAQIPGVALPGKAGTVRVIAGEFQGRRGPARTASPMHVWDVRLASGAKADLPQPDGWTCLLVVLDGAVQLNGQTVLRAAQMATLSTTGSGVAIEANSDAKLLLLAGEPIDEPVIGHGPFVMNTQQEIIQAIADFNGGKFGRM, encoded by the coding sequence ATGAAGACAATCCTCGGCGTCACCTCTGCCCCCGGACGGCATTGGGTGGGCAACGGCTTCCCCGTCCACGGGATGTTTGGCTACAACGGCCCGGGCGTGGCCGAACGCAGTCCGTTTTTGCTGCTGGACTACGCCGCGCCCACCCGTTTCGAGCCAACCACGGAACGCCGTGGCGTGGGGCAGCACCCGCATCGCGGGTTCGAGACCGTCACCATCGTCTATGAAGGCGAGGTGGCACATCGCGACTCCACCGGCAATGGCGGCGTCATCGGCAAGGGCGACGTGCAATGGATGACCGCGGCCGGCGGCATCCTGCACGAGGAGTTCCACTCGCCCGCCTATGCGCAGCGCGGCGGCCCGTTCGAGATGGTGCAGCTTTGGGTCAATCTTCCGGCCCGGGACAAGTTGGGGCCCGCGGGCTACCAAGCGATCGGCGATGCCCAAATCCCCGGCGTGGCGTTGCCGGGCAAGGCCGGCACGGTGCGCGTGATCGCAGGCGAGTTCCAAGGCCGGCGCGGTCCGGCGCGCACCGCCAGCCCGATGCACGTGTGGGATGTTCGCCTGGCCAGCGGCGCCAAGGCGGACTTGCCACAACCCGACGGCTGGACTTGCCTGCTGGTGGTGCTGGATGGCGCCGTGCAACTGAATGGTCAAACCGTGTTGCGCGCCGCGCAGATGGCCACGCTGTCCACCACCGGCAGCGGCGTGGCGATTGAAGCGAACAGCGATGCCAAGCTGCTGCTGCTTGCCGGTGAGCCCATTGATGAACCGGTGATCGGCCACGGGCCGTTCGTGATGAACACCCAGCAGGAGATCATCCAGGCGATCGCCGATTTCAACGGCGGCAAGTTCGGGCGGATGTAA